A stretch of DNA from Funiculus sociatus GB2-C1:
GCTCTTCAGTACTTAGTATGCTAATTCAATAATTAAAATGCCAAGTAAGTAAACATCTAATTCGGTAATTTTCAAAATTCCTAAACCCATAAGCAGAGCGTTTAATCAACTTGAGCTTATTGTTAATACCCTCAACAACACCACTCGTAGTTCGGTTGTCAAAGTAAGCAATAATTTCATC
This window harbors:
- a CDS encoding transposase, which produces DEIIAYFDNRTTSGVVEGINNKLKLIKRSAYGFRNFENYRIRCLLTWHFNY